ATGTTGTCCATCATTCGGCTGAGTCCAGAGTTTTCACCGTGGCTTCTGTAAAAACGCCTGAGGAAACCAAAATACACGGCAAAAAATGCGACTTCTTCCTTTGAAAAATTGGGCTGGTCAAGAAAAGTGAACTGGGTGTAATCAATGGGAAGTTTCACGTAACCTTTTTCCACACTGATCTTGTAAAGTATGGTTGAGGGGTAAGGAGAAAATACACTCACTATGGAATCGTCAACCTTTATAGAGGCGTTGAGTTTAACCGTGGAAAGAGCTTTTTGTCTGTTTTCTCCGGGTAAGCCCACCATGTTGAACGCAAAAGCGCGTATACCGTTATCGTGCAATCGATCTACGCCTTTCTTTAGGAGCTCGTTGCTAATGGTTCTTTCAAGCACTAACTTACGGAGCTCTTCATCGCCTGACTCCACTCCAAGATACACCTGCTTGCAATTGGCTTCTTTGAGCAACTTTACCCGGTCGTCAGTTAGTAGTTCGACTCTCTCGTCACAGGAAAATGGTAAATTCACACGGCGTTTGTACAGCTTTGTAGAGTGCTGATTTATGCTGTCCAGTTACATTGTCTTGATGTAGAAATCGATAACCCATGGTGAAGT
The genomic region above belongs to Coprothermobacter proteolyticus DSM 5265 and contains:
- a CDS encoding radical SAM protein gives rise to the protein MNLPFSCDERVELLTDDRVKLLKEANCKQVYLGVESGDEELRKLVLERTISNELLKKGVDRLHDNGIRAFAFNMVGLPGENRQKALSTVKLNASIKVDDSIVSVFSPYPSTILYKISVEKGYVKLPIDYTQFTFLDQPNFSKEEVAFFAVYFGFLRRFYRSHGENSGLSRMMDNIILSPKLPIRFLISIGESYMFAWEDIKSYVRMHMPRVFKAAKRVLRR